The genomic region AGCAGTAGCAGCAGCCACCCCAACATTGGGCCTATCTCTGGCACTAATATTGTTCTCTTTCTCCCTTACTTCTCGAAGCAGTTCAGAAAAATTTGGCGGATCACTCAAACTGTAAGTCACTCTTAGCCTCATTGATACCATGTCAGTGGTAAGAGCTCCTTTTAAGATCTGCTCCATCCATTTTCTGTTCAAGTCTTCCACTTTAACTCATCCTTTCAGAAAGATACAATAAAGAATCTTATCAAGTCTGTACAGAAAAGCAGAGAGCTTCTCACCTGGCTCTTGGTAAGTACTACCAAACTTCACCATAATGTCTGACTCACTCTCTGTACTGCCATATGCGGTATCAAGAGCCCTGAGATAGTCAGCGGCAGTTGAAGCCAGACTACTCACCTTCAAAAATCTGACTATGTCAGCAGCAGGCCCTTTCAAACTTTCCACAATGCGCTGTCTCTTGACAGTCTCAGCACATTGCCACTCACCAATCATCTGAGCTGCCTGCTCCATCCAGGAATCATAATCCTCTTCCCCAGGTGGAAGGGGTTTCACACCTGAGAACACTCTCAGTTTCCTGTAAGTAAGAGTATCACAAGGCCCCTGTGTACACTTATCAACCAGATGGTCAATAGCATTCACTAGGAGACTGTTCTGGTTCAAGGAGGGATTTCACATCACTCAATGACTTCCCTTCCTGTTGCATCAGAAACATCAGCTTCTCCTTAAAAGTAGCTTCTTCCACAACCGGATCTACAGTTTCAAGGATATGCACCACTACTCCAGGAATGCCTACTTTGGGAAGGAACAATTCTTGGGTCAATCTCACCACTAGTTTCAATCATCAGGAGCAAGTTCATTCCTGTGGTATCTCCTTGTCGTCCCCGTATTCTGGTACGTCCAAAAGCTTTCACTGTGTTTAGCACCTCCATAATGGTCTCGTCCTTCACATCTAAAGGAACACCACTAAGGATGACACAGTTAGCAGGACTAACCTGGACTTGACGACTCCACTCAGCTACCTGAGAGAGATCCATGACACATGATTCTCAAAAACACTGCAATAAACCAAACAAATTTAGCAAGTCAACCACACAGGGAAATGAATCCCAGCGGTGCCTCCAAAAATGTAACCCTCTTATTGGTACTTCTTGATTTCAGATGGCGCACAGGAACCTGGTATTCCAGCTTTTAGATGCAGAAATATGCTGGATTTTCAAATATGGTTGCTATTAGTACAGTTAAACTCAAAAGTATTAGAAATAACTAAAGCGGTGCCTCCCTTTTAACAATTATACTGTAAAGTATAAATTAATCTCAGACAATATATCTCTGATtaacaacaattatttattaacaaaactaaaataagGCATATAAAATAAtcaatgaaacaaaataaaagaaacccTTTTTGTTGTATATGAGATATGAAATAAAGGTTATTCAGCAAAATGAATTTACTGTCTTGCTTCTTTAGTTAACACAAATCAAATAAACCTTTACCTTGCAATGTACAACTAATCTGCTTCAATGGTTTCAATGTTCAGCTATTATTCCATTTGACATTCGGGATACACTTCCTGAAAAATCACTAATTTGGAATTAACCACAAATTAGGAAATTATATAGCTAATTTGAATCTCAAGAGCTAACATGAATCCAATATCAGGATAAATGAATCACTTAGACATGAATCAACCCTTTGTTCAGTTCCTTTGAACAATTCACAAACCAGTTGGACTCAATGAAATGAACTGAATCAGCATTCAAGGAATCACAACGAATCAACAGTTCCATAAGATCAAAAGAAAGGTCACAAATATTGAAATACCTAGGTATGTGTCACTCGTTGTGGCCCATTACCGTTGGTGCACTTTTAGTATCTCAACTTCCCAGCAACAATAAGTGGAATCAGATCTGAAACAGGTTACTCACGAATCATTGCAATTCTCAAGCAGCAACGCGATGACTACCCCACCCCCCGTGCCGTGATGACAATGTTGAAGAAGAGAGGAACAATGGTAGGAGATCACGATTCACGCTGGAGTAGAGCAAACAAGGGAACTCTTTGTGTCCCGAACACTTTCCAGGCCAGCTGTTCGGTGATGATCAATCCCGTTGTGCGAACTGAAATCAACCCAATGAAAACTCTGGTCCAGACCTCAGAGTAGTTAACTGAAACAGTAAGACTTGATTCAGCCTTGTTAATCAACGTTAATCTGTTTATTTTCAGATATCATTAGTCTCCACATGCGTAAACGTGATCGGCACAATTCTCCTCTTCTTTTTCTCTGAGTTTCGGTGCACAGCCCACCTCTACTGGGCTGAATCCTGATTGGACAATCACAGTCTGTCTCTCAAACCTGGAGAAAGTCCTCATTGGCTCAATTTATTAGGACTCGTCTTTACAAGatataaatcaaaatacaataaCAAAATGGTTTACATTAAACatgtctgaaaaataaaatacacacctAAACAATGAAACAtctcaatatatatttttctaaatattgaGTATGTTacatgtgtaaagttatatccagtctaaaaacaacgatttaaacaaataaaaaataataggcTACAAAAGTTTTCACAGAAGAATAaatgtgcatttataaaattataagctacacatgtctgcctttaaaccctccaaaaattggcctcactgtaaccttgatttttgcttttttaaaagaagagggacaagtcgaaattaatttagattaatttttgtgttaatcaacattatgccacaaatgctgtcgattgagcttaacttctattgaacccggaatattcctttaaagtataaCTGATTCAGTACCATAGGATTTTTTTCCCTCCACACAGCTGCGTTCTTCAAGGAGATTTGCCATGTCTGATGGAGCTGTAATTATCTACCCCTAGAAACCCTTAACAGAGGTTATGAAACACAAGCAGGGGGGACAAAAAGCATACCACACAAACAACACCTATCTATGTCTTTTAGAAACATGTGAAGTAGAAGAGAGAAATAATATCTGAGTTCACAGAATACCATGCTGATGAACTAGATGTTTTTTTGCATCCATTAATGTGATGGGACTATGTTTAAATTGTGTAAAATCAATATTGAAGAGTAAACAGAAACATTAATGGTTGGGTGCCATTAGAGCTCTTGGTCTGGTTGGCCCTTAGTCGTGTACATTTTTCTGAAAGATGTTGGGaagggaaaaaaataagcaaCTGACACAAACACCATTTGagttcccttacaactcagtacatttgacattgcgtcactaagctgatgcataaggggagtgtccttctacacgagctagatgaaacctctctacaataacggcaattgtaatattggctatggtgtttgagccccacccttttaggcgcaaagctcTCCGCTATAAAAGCGGGTGCGCAaaaaccattcctcagaattttcttctttcacGACAGCAATTCATCTCTTAATTCATGAATTAATTCAGCAATTCATGACATACATGAGTCAGCGGGTGGGATCTTCACAGCAACGAGAAAACTCTCCGCGTACCCTGCAGTGTTCCCACGAACATTTACTCTGCcttgatgcttcgctggtgaacaggcCGCTTCAgcttcctgattccccgcagcgcttcagcaggagttttgtatccttataagctattgtgttattgtgtatatgcaggtttggggagtaacggaatatatgtaatgggaatatgtatttaaaatacaaaatataagtaactgtattccactacagttacaatttaaatcattggtatttagaatacagttacattcaaaaattattttgattactgaagagattactttgtattttattgtcatttatttcattaaatatttagtcctttcaaatggaaaacatttatacatataaatgatgcgatccaaagagcatttgagcagtagtgaaacactttcttatgatgtgttacattcatacaagcagacagaaaagtaagtttgaagtaagtttggagcagaagaaatagaaataaaccttgtgtaaattgtcagctttacactaagcaaaaatgctatttctagccattttacatgcacgttaccaggaacgatcatattttttttttatcaagaaaagtcTAGTAAgtctttttctagtaagatctttaatattagggcaaaaatcgtattcttgataataatttttgtattgttttcctgtaaaaatatctaaaaatccttaaaacaagatcaatttgatttatcttgttttagaaacaacactgcataagatatataggtttttcagagaatgtatttttaacttgtgcattttgtcttactgtactggcagagtttttatagtcaaaacaagtgaaaaaatctaccagtgctgaagaagtaatccaaagtatttagaatacgttactgaccttgagtaatctaatgaaatatgttacaaattacattttacagcatgtattctgtaatctgtagtgaaatacatttcaaaagtaaccctcccaaccctgtgtatatgtatgtgtgtatatatatatatatatatatatatatatatatatatatatatatatatatatatatgtacagtatatatataaaactaaaagagccgcttacatgttcacgtctttttaaagaagtcGTTCCATAAGTGTTTTCTTATGCGAGGGACACAccccgccgtcagatcagcatgagagctgcattcactgtctgggcagTGCCCACGTagagacagctctcatagagacagactgccctcactgtgagggcaggAGTCTCAAGGCGCTTTGCTTGCGAACcacccttgttctgagggacgGTTCAGCTGCACatgccctcccacccacctcttctgtgactcccgagggatcatacgaggaggcacggcagggccgtgaggtcgagcaggatgactttgaggtggacctcgtgccggcacatgccctgcgagcccctcaatctccacgtACTGCATCTATGCCGATATAGTATGTGCGTGACAAACTTCGGCCCTCTGTAGGAGCGCGCCGCCTCATCACGTTCGGCAGTTCTGACACTGGGaatgatgatgttatgtctctcgctgcatatGGCGAGTGGTCACTGGATGACGCTGCCACCCCTTCCCCTAGTGAGGGTAAGGAGCGTGCATGTGCCACTGAAAAGGAGATGATTTGCCTCCTTTCAATGGCATTCAAAGAGCTCAGTCTCACGTAATCTCCAGAGAAACCTGAAAAACAtccacactggctggaaaagcatactcagtggtgggccaaactggttcagcactccacgtgatgacagtgctccaagttttccaagctaagcttcTCAATCAAATGGACAAGCAAGGCTACAACCTAGAGACGTTTAAAAAGCTTCGCACCGCTACGGACTTAGCACTGcaagccacgaaagtcactgcacaggccactgGCAAGTCAATGAGAAACCTGGTGTTTTTGGAttatcacatctggctgaccctcacggaaatgcatGACGCAGGAAAAGCTGCTCTATTTGATGCTCTGGTGTCTCCAACCAGCCTTTTCGGAGGCTCTGTGGATAAATTTGCTGAGCACTACGTCACAactcagcaacactcacaggctatgagacaatTTATGCCAAAACGGAGAAGTATttcatcacaaccggctcgcTCCCGCTCTGTCTTGGGCCAGCGCCtggctaaaaaccccacaccagctcCCTCAGTGCCACCAAATGTCGCTGCCGAGCCGCTGATAAAGCCACGCAAGCCATGGCCCAAACAAAGGAAACCACCTCAGTGCAAGCTACGCGCCAACGGGGAAAAACCCCCGTGCAGCAAAAGCGCTTCTGACACAgtgctgttcccctcttccccactgttgtttgtcgggaaaggaatattgttgttcaaagtGTTGTtcaatattttgttttctgtgtctcacattaatcacatgcaataaagtttgcacattatgcacaaccacttccTAATGGTGAccggcgcattatatcatgtatgaacagataaagattgcaaaaagagtacagcgctcgcacgagacactcacacttttttaataagggctttcccacttcaaagcccacacattatgcacaaccacttcccaacGGTGAGCAgcacattatatcatgtatgaacatacaaataTTGCAAAAAGAGTACAGAGCTCACACGagacacactttttcaataaagggctttcccacttcaaagcccacacatttcgcacaactgcttcccaatggtgagcggcacattatatcttgtaatgaacatataaagattgcaaaaagagtacagcgcttgttgcacatgcacgagacactgacactttttcaataaagagctttcccatttcaaagcccacacattatgcacaaccacttcccaatggtgggcggcgcattatatcatgttatgaacataccaaattgccctcgGTCTCATTACGCGGACGTGtggcgagctcttactggcattctgACTGGATGCTAAAAACAATCGAACATGGtaatacgatccaatttgcatgtcGACCATCCCGCTTcaacggtgttctgtcttccatggttctATCCGAAAATGCGCCGGTGTTACAAGcggttgtttcatatgaattattAAGACTGCTGTCCTGCTGCACGAATGCATGGCATGTCCTCACAGGTGTGTCAGAACTGGTGCTTACAATGATCGAGCACAATCTGTGTCTGACACAGGATTTACAGTgggatttacagccgttatttcctcgttctggagaaggacggtaggcttcggcccattctagttctgagatgcttgaatcgcgCTCTCGCAacacgcccattcaaaatgttaactcagaaacagatcttatcgaaCATCCATCCACAGGACTGATTTGCGTCAATAGGTCTGAAGGACACGTAATTCATGCACCAACTGCACCGCGTTACAGGTGGCTTTTTAGattcaatttaaagtccttcatttcagccTGTCTCTGACTCCCCGCACGTTCATGAAATGTATGCATGCGGTGTTCGccccactgaaaatgaatggtgtgtgtattttgaattacctcagcatttggttattactagccaatcagaggcactactgagcgaacacagagacttgctgctatGCCATATGGAATATccggtctaatgtcaactgggcaaaagcacacttttccccagccagtaaatctcctttttggagttcatgcgtgcgcacctcatgaacgagcacatacagaccattcttcagtgtctgtttcagttcaaactgaaaaaaacattaccactgaagtcatttcattttcatgtgcatcacggtgactcgccactgtctggctgctctagcaccatggacagtgccagccttctaccaacagagtgttatgctgggtcaagttttcagaaggaaagtgctgaccgcaaatgcatccaacacaggttggggcgcaGTGTGTAATGGTTGCccgactttcgacacctggacagCTGCAAAACGGCCATGACATGTCAgccgcctagagctactggctgtctttctagctttgagagcttttcattccgatattgtgaatcaccacattttGATTCATttagacaacacaacagtagtggcataaATATATGTCGCCATGACACGCTGGTCCACGTATGGCCGGTGAAATggaagtatgcgtttcccccggtgcacctccttcattctgtaATCAGCAAAGTccaagtggacatggaaacagttctgtatATTGCGCCAAAATGActcaatcagtcctggtttctggagatagtagaaatactggacgggcctccatgggaaatactgctgaagaaagatcttctctctcaaacacaaggcacggtttggcatccccagccagagctgcgaAGCCTACACGTGTGGCCTTTGAACAGAGCACAAcggacgagccagaattggcttGGTAGGTTATGAACACCATATTACAGGTTAGAGCGCCGTCCACGAGATGCCTTTaagcactgaaatggaatgtgttcactaactGGTGCTTTTCACATgccaaagacccagtgaactggcCCATatctgaaattcatacatttcttaAGAGTGATCGGACGCAGGGCTCACTCCATCTATGCTCAAATTTTATGTGGTgattatatctgcgtatcacgcacctgaaaccggcacctctataggaaatcataatttaatcataattcctAGGGGGAGGGGCAGCTAAATCCCCCTCGCCCTGCTGCAGCcctgacttgggacctaacttggtcctaaaagtgctcatgtgcctcccttcgagcctctggactatgttgaattgcgTGTGTGTTCTCTTAAGACCGCATCACTGCTGACTTTGGCCTCAGTAATATGGGtgggtgatttgcaagcactgtcagttgacaattcatgtctggagtttggtccgggtctttcaaaaccactgtcaaacccagaaaaggctatgtgcctaaggttataaccacacccttcagagcgtgggtggttcaccttcaagaccTTTTCCCTCCTccgtttaattcggatgaggaacagtccttgcatttgttatgccctttgcgagCGCTACACACATACATTGAGCACACATgctagttcagactgtctgaccaactctttgtgtgctatggaggacgcacaaaaggaatgtccttctccaagcaaagactttctcactggatcgttgatatggtcaccctggcttacgagtcgcagggtgcgaattgcccagttggtgttaaagAACACTCAACTAAAAgagcggggctcaaacaccatagacaATATTAGAATTGGCATTATTgcagagaggtttcaactagatcatgtagaaggacactcccaatATGTGTCAGtttagtgacgcaatgtctcattcccctcgtctcagggaggttacatacataaccgagaCTTTTTGCGGAGCCATTTTTGTTTAATTCCATTTGTCTGTGGAATAGCCATCTAGAACAGAGAAGCAATTAATGGCAacattataatacaattatattgcATCATAAGCGTATGCTTCCATTGTCTCTTCTTCTCAACATTTCAGCCATAATTCAAGAGCACTTTTATTGAGTAGTTCATAAAGTGAGCTATTTTATCTAAATGTAAAACTGATTAACATCATATAGACCTCCATATCTACATAcacatatagcctatatttaCATAATTGCGTGCGGCGACCACGCACTTACGCACATCCCTCTTTGACTAAACAATGTGGGTTTTCCCCATCTTACAGTTCTCATTAAAGAAAGGAAATCTCCACACACCCTGGAGAACCTCGAATCTTTTGCTCTGCTCTTTGTATTGAAACGGCGGTATATTGCCTGTTGAGTTCTCTGGCGACTGTGTGATGCATGTGTGTACCTCGGTAAGAGTCTGGAGATATTATAAGTTATGTATCTCATGAAACACTTTACTATTTCACCGACATGAAAGTCTTAAGGGCCGTTTACACCAAACGCCTTTTGGCGTCTGTCTGCGCAACTTTTAATAGTTTTCAGTGTAGCCTAAACATACGCTAGACGGACATCTTGTCccgctgtttgtttgtttttctcagcGTCTCTCGTAGGAAAGCCGCTTTTTTAAGATGCCATATCAGGTTAAAAGGGACTTTTAacaacgtgtctcgagacacttgCACGCTGCGTCCACCTTTTTTAAGCGCAAGAACGCTTTCGGTCTGAATAGGTTTTCAGAATCATATGACATTTATCACTTCTGAGAAAAAATGTTGAAGACAAATTATCACAGGATTTCTGTTTTAATAGGTCTACAGTTCATTAGCGGATTGCTCCGCACTGTTTCTGATGGATACTGTCACATGAGGTGTGATGTCATACGGGACGAGCGCGCGGCAGAGACAGCAGCTCTAGTAAGGTTGCAGTCATCAATTGAACAGGAGCGGACAAGAGAAATCAACGCATTGCGCACAGATATCATTTGCTGCCGTTTTAAAACATCGGAATTTTTATCTTTAATTGTCAGCTTTTAATAGGTGGAAGACTCTTATATTTTCTCCTTTGGCAACTCTGCAAATCTTATGGGTAAAGTATATTCAGTTTTTTCAGCATATTTGTTCTAACTTAAATTCGATTTTAAAAAGCAGTCTATTATTCAGGtctgttgtttgtttatttatttattaacccaTGTAGCCTATATTTTTATTAACCGCTAcacttttatttaatgtttattgtgtgGCAACTTTTCTAGTGACTCAATTAGATATTTGCTTTTATCCTACATTTGAATAGGCGATGGACAGCAGCGTGGTGCAGATTTTCAAGGAGGACAAATGCCCCTCTGCTCACCCCCAGAAGTGTTTACCCAACTTTACATGGCAGTCTGCTGTCTCGGACATATACAACTACACACTAAATGAAAGCTGGACGAACGAGCAGGAAACCATGTCCCCTATTATTTCGATCATCACTGCCGTGTACTCCGTAGTGTTTGTTGTAGGATTAGTGGGGAACTGCCTTGTGATGTATGTCATTATCAGGTAAGAAACAGCATTGTCCCAAGGTGCATTTAACCATTTATGACAGAGATGGTTCATTTCAGTTATGATCATGAATAATATTTCACTCACTTTTTAATAACTAATGATGGGATGATTACTTATGGACAATTTGCAAGGCTTAAAGCTGGATGGTTTGTTTGAAATACCTGTGTTTTGATGGAACTCATATGGTGAGGGGTCAAAGCGCAAAACAGCAATTAGCACTTTGGCGTCCCCCGGTGGACTGAAATATGACAGCATATTGcagtcaaaataatgttactGAGACTCAAAACTGCAGAAGAGTTCACGCTCGCTGAATAAGATATCTTATGGGGAAAGATTGTAGagagtaaaattatattttttataggtAGGTCATGGCTTAAGCTCACACTACAAATGTGATCATAAAAATGAATGGGTTTAACCATGAATGGCATGTATCAGCTTTTTACAACCAGCAAAAACCTtggattttttaattattaaagggAAAAGATTCGGTAACATTTTATCATCcacagtcagttttttttttagtattctgTTCGTACagattgtatgaaaaaaaaaaaaaaagtacaacaattcaTCACATTGATGTGTTatgttttaagggatagttcaccccaaaatgtcaaTTGTCTTACCTCATGCAGTGGCGTAACTACAGGGAGGGCAGGGTAGGCAGCTGCCCGGGGTGAGAAGGGGCCCGCGCACCCAGCCTAAAAGGAAAGATAAAAATGGTGGCGGGCCCGACGGgtcatgaaaaagacaaaaaaagggCCTGACAGGtgctttgcactggggcccataAGATCCAGGTAACACTAcagccctcatgtttttccaaacctgtaggaccttttttttttttgtctttgaaacttaaaaagagggattaggcagaatgttagcctcagtgaccattaactttcattgcatctttttgtccatgtaatgaaagtgaatagtgactgagattgtcattccacctaacatctcattttgtgttccacagaagaaagtcatatgggttttggaaCAACCTGTAGGTAAATAAACAATtacatcatttttaaaaaaatatttttctatccctctaacaacatttatttttcgaCACTCCCTGGCTCAATCCTCTTTTCTGTAGATACACTAAAATGAAAACTGCCACCAACATCTACATCTTCAACCTCGCTGTTGCCGATGCCTTGGTAACCACCACCATGCCCTTTCAGAGCACAGATTACCTACTTAACTCGTGGCCGTTTGGAGAGGTGGTGTGCAAGGTTTTCATCTCCATCGACTATTATAATATGTTTACTAGTATTTTCACCCTAACCATGATGAGTGTGGACCGCTATGTGGCGGTCTGTCACCCCGTGAAGGCCCTGGACTTCCGCACACCAGTGAAAGCCAAGATCATCAACATCCTCATCTGGGTGCTGTCTTCAGCTGCTGGGATCCCTGCAATGGTGCTTGGGAGCACTCAGACAAACAATGGTAAAAGAAATGTTCATGGAAGTCaagcatatacagtactgtattatTTGTTGGTGTGGGAACTGGAAAAATCCAAATATCTAAAATTATAGTGAAAATTACGGGACGAACAGTTCTTTGCTACActgtaatgtatttgtttttcctTCTCACAGTGGCTTCATTACAGTACACATGATTAACctgtacacacttcagcttaatgATTAACTGGTGTTTATTGGAAGTTGACTCCTAATGTGTCCATTGTgtcctttttttttatcaatagtaATTTTGGATTTGATCAATAAGAATATATAAGAATGTATATGTGACCTGCTCATTTTGAGTCActctttgacccagaaacacatcttgagttttatgcactaaagtcaaaaggaaagtctcagctttcttaCATTATACTTACGTTTCTAGTCCAAACCGTTGTTAATAAACAGTCATTGACATGTTGgctattttaataattttttattttttacttcattGTGCATAAAACTCAGAATGTGTTTCTGGGTTAAAGTGTCTCAGAATGATGGAGCAAGTCACATATGCcaggtcctgtaactggtcacagTTAGTTTTTCACCATTCTGCCTTCATTACTTCATTTTAAATGGCTCTGCGGTgtgacaaattcatttttaaaagtacaaatataccATGCAGTCTTTAATTAATATGAGATAATTCAAGCGGGATACCTGATAAAGAATTATAAAAGATTTATAAaaattttagatggagtatagtttgtcaccagtgttgggtgtaatccaatttcCATACAAAGTAATTAGTCT from Myxocyprinus asiaticus isolate MX2 ecotype Aquarium Trade chromosome 5, UBuf_Myxa_2, whole genome shotgun sequence harbors:
- the LOC127441007 gene encoding delta-type opioid receptor-like — translated: MDSSVVQIFKEDKCPSAHPQKCLPNFTWQSAVSDIYNYTLNESWTNEQETMSPIISIITAVYSVVFVVGLVGNCLVMYVIIRYTKMKTATNIYIFNLAVADALVTTTMPFQSTDYLLNSWPFGEVVCKVFISIDYYNMFTSIFTLTMMSVDRYVAVCHPVKALDFRTPVKAKIINILIWVLSSAAGIPAMVLGSTQTNNGTTECALQFPDPYIYWDTLMKICVFIFAFVAPLLIITVCYTLMVLRLKSVRLLSGSREKDRNLRRITRLVLVVVAVFVVCWTPIHIFILVKALAPGVPETTAVMAAYFFCVALGYTNSSLNPILYAFLDENFKRCFRDFCCPGRTAGDRHGVSRVRSTLREHTSPAEGKGEGGHGRPV